Within the Drosophila miranda strain MSH22 chromosome Y unlocalized genomic scaffold, D.miranda_PacBio2.1 Contig_Y2_pilon, whole genome shotgun sequence genome, the region AGACACTGAAAATGAATTCGACGACACTGAAAATAATGGATCATCTATACGCGATGAAATAGCTCAGGCCATTCCTTATTAAAATGCAAAATTTTTCATGTTTTCTTCTTTATGTCATTCGATATTCTTTATAACTAATAAATCTAAGTTTCACAAAAAAACTAATAGGAAACTAATTATTTCGCAAATTTGTCCAAAATTTGGCTAAATTTGTCTACAAGCGCCTTTTGGACCTCGAGCTTCTCCTTCTCTAACGATTCCATTCGTTCGAAATGTTCCGAAATTTTCTTGGAAATTGCCGACATTTCATCCAGCTGAGCAGCGCAGAGATCGTTGAGGTCCATGGTCTGCGCTGGTCTAGTTCGACGGCGCTTCGGCATGGGCTCCTCCTTCTCTGAGGGTTCGTCCTTCTCTGAGGGTTCCTCCTCAATGGGGTCTTCCATCACGCACTTAACCCCAGTGTCGGCCTCCTTGGTCGTACGGGGGGGAAGTCCATACGCTGGCCCACCTACTCCTTCCACCATTTCGTAGAGGCCACATAGCTTGGCCACTTCCTCCTCCAATTCCCCAAGCGATTGCTGAGCGAAGGGCCCTCCACCTGTAGCTCGAGTTTCTGATTTGTTTTTCGCCATCTTCTTGCGGATGTTTGTTTTCCAATCTGCCCAAACCTGAAATTGTAGAATTGAATATAGTAGTGTGCTACCTTTTGTTGTGCAACACATACCTTTTTCCAACCCAATGCGTCCTTGATTGGCGGCCCAACAGCATTGAGAGCGCCGCAAAGCTCTGCCCACTTGGCATCGACAACAACTCGGTCGCCCTTCACAAATCCTTTTGCCAAGTCCGGGTTGTCTTTCATAAAACCCACCAGGATTTCATCTTAAAGAGATGATTTATGCTTTCCCCTGGATATAAAGAACAAAGCGgtaattttgaaataaaaaattaatttgctgCACTTACATTTTGAAGTCCGAATTAAATTGGGCGGGAAACAGCTGTGCTCACCCAGATGTTCTGTTAAGCGCATGTTACAAGCACAGTCTGAGCTGTTACATGCACATTTGTGCTGTTATACGCAAAAATTGATTACTTGCCAACGTTCCGATAACCAAATCGGAATGCGTCAGCTGCTTACACCAAAACgaaatttgttgttgctgtggccaATTTTGTCCGAACCAAATTTGAGGTTgggttaaaataaaattatttataaaaaaagCACAAGTTAAATTACCCTGATATAGGTATTaagtttatgttaatgcatcaataagtcatctatttttttccttttgcaattagggttcgttttgttgtataaaaagccgtttacttttcatttcgtcaacgaaaatgttttcgttttgaaaacgaaGAAATCTTGCGGAATGGGAAAAAGAGAGCcccaatttatgtgatttcaaaagtaaatcgaaaaacttttgtgaaagtgaaaaacggagcctggctGAATGACCATAtccatcagattgctgaattttatagccaaaagaaacaaatcaatttgcaatggctacgcagcgcccgaagtcacgctcagactgatattctttctctctcgcacgcactctttgtcgtgtcgtattgactaagtatcgggtattaatgtagagttgcggtctccgcagcaactcacaacgttccccctcgttttaacgGTACTTTTATTGATTCTTGATGCACTTTGCAAGTTTTACGAAATGAAGGGCCTTATGACACAAAATTTAGTGTCTTGATTGGTGTGTGATTGGAAC harbors:
- the LOC117193518 gene encoding uncharacterized protein LOC117193518; this translates as MKDNPDLAKGFVKGDRVVVDAKWAELCGALNAVGPPIKDALGWKKVWADWKTNIRKKMAKNKSETRATGGGPFAQQSLGELEEEVAKLCGLYEMVEGVGGPAYGLPPRTTKEADTGVKCVMEDPIEEEPSEKDEPSEKEEPMPKRRRTRPAQTMDLNDLCAAQLDEMSAISKKISEHFERMESLEKEKLEVQKALVDKFSQILDKFAK